From the Streptomyces syringium genome, one window contains:
- a CDS encoding SDR family NAD(P)-dependent oxidoreductase: protein MKALDGLTCTVVVRGTDPVLRDHRVHGTRILPGVSFLDMIYRILRAQGVDTARVELRRVLFRNPVAAGPEFDTELRVNFTADGDGYRVSVTGTRRPSGETEPVLDCRLLLDVPFPAESVDLPALRGRTPHTADMADLYALVRRTGIEHGDFMRARGTLHVGDGELLADLSLGPQAAAYAEYFHLHPAALDSSTLLPTQFAQSGVGAAARPYIPMLIESFRARQPIGARTLVHATPPRPTGPDGDLTTCDFRFLDTDGGVLLWFRGLTSKRVRDEDAITRLEAAPRPRQSAETVVRALLTERLETADFDEEAGFYELGLDSTGLLGIAADLERAYGTDFSPTLLFEHNTFASLVEHLGEYRLPDDAQTVTPAPSAAAVAPAPAPAESEAREELPTEVVWFEPHWRAAPLPPAPAPASVLTVDASTPRDWPALLAATDAADVLWTPADPQDLEKEAVDLTAFAAALLRARRSPVRIACHLPAGAPAAAVAGLFRTLRMEQPGVSATVVCSPHAADALAELAAGAPDVDVRYEAGERRVRDIRPTPAPDTPTRLRERGVYLITGGLGGVGLALARHLARTVRARLVLCGRTAAPSSVTAELTALGAEVTVVATDVTRPEDVRRAVDHALSTYGALHGVVHAAGVLRDGLIAGKSAEDVRAVLAPKVAGARHLYEATRHLGMDFLVLCSSTAAAWGNRGQADYACANAFLDGFAEGKPGVVSVGWPGWADGGMPLDDAALRTMGLKAMDTPTAMDILLRAAGSGRPHLVALVGSADTITSRFAPAAAEPVAATEPVPAAVVPAPSPTTAAAPAADASGDDDAIAIVGLSGRYPQARSVDEFWANLRAGRDCITEVPADRWDHDAIHTDAKGVPGRSYGRWGGFVDGVDEFDAAFFHISPNEAAVLDPQERLFLQEAWHAFEEAGHAPSAWRGRAVGVFAGVMYNQYQLYGVREEPGFVPSSFAASIANRVSFFLDLKGPSIALDTMCSSSLTALHLAVEAIRRGECEAALAGGVNLHVHPNKYLLLSQSSFLSTDGRCRAFGEGGDGYVPGEGVGVVLLRPLRDALRDGDHVHAVIRGTVLNHGGHTGGFSVPNPASQAALVENSLAGAGVDPADLGYLEAHGTGTSLGDPIEIAALERAFDGAGAGRGPWPIGSVKSNIGHLESAAGIAALTKVVLQMRHRELVPSLHAETLNPGVDWAASRFRVQRATEPWTAPDGAPRTAAISSFGAGGANAHVVLTEHPASDAVPEAARPRLFVLSAKDATRLDETVTALLAHLERAAGADAPAGVPAALEEILTEVVGFPADPREPLAELGLDYPRLAELAHRVEEVFGVRLPVDGGTTPAGLAAGLAAAAPPVDPAALAFTLWAGRDHLDERLAVVATTTAEFAEALRTGTGCHRGRRRRSAAPVTGDDLETLARAWVEGADITVPSPGRPRRLSLPGYPFARERHWIETAPAPRTSLPAPVERTAPVEPAAPAALADLVELPDRHVFSTRISTADRPWLADHTVDGTVLVPGTYFVDLALHAGARLGCPRIAELVTHTTLPSGDADVRLVVGPPSADGRRDFELHARPADADWAAHVTGTLAPAPDEAPSTPPLPEDAEEVDVTRLYDTLSGYGPAFQGLRRAWRTADAVYADVVVPDGDAGPHGLHPVLLDAALHTVALASKLDGDRPYLPFAWSGVRLHTVGATAARVRVVHLRDDVVEVRLTDRAGAPVASVDSVVLRRAGTPADPLHHIEWVPVDTPEADPHARYAVLGPDPDGIGAALGASGAEVLRAPEPSALPDVPPVVVLPVVSAGPTAAAARALTTRVLGLLQEWLADERYAAARLVLLTTAPDPATAAAWGLVRSAQSEHPGRFTLVEADGLSALPRALGSDEPGLALRDGRVLGARLVRTPATASPGSPGEPRRPGTVLVTGASGALAGPVVRHLVERHGVRDVLLVSRSGRRPADLAGLDARIETAACDVADRTALAALLADRTVTMAVHAAGVLDDGVVTALDAERLERVLRPKIDGATHLHELLPDAELVLFSSVAGVLGGPGQGNYAAANAFLDALARHRAGTGRRAVSVAWGPWATEDGMVADRDRLARGGVEPLPTDAALRLLDAALAGGHPEVTAVRLGSGRAAVVPHLLRGLVAPEPADAPAVDPGLTGLRPDERRARLSTLVRGQAAAVLGYSGAAAIESDRSFQELGFDSLSSIEFRNRLGAALGLSLEATLVFDHPTPADLVDHLDERFAGASGEDGLPTLSEAFDRLATALTAAEEDMDDTARDRAVERVRGLLERLAPRTAPGPLTTYETATDDEVFALIDAELGTPLPGLEDRNR from the coding sequence ATGAAAGCGTTGGATGGCCTGACCTGCACCGTGGTGGTGCGCGGGACCGACCCGGTGCTGCGCGACCACCGGGTGCACGGCACGCGCATCCTGCCCGGCGTGTCGTTCCTCGACATGATCTACCGGATCCTGCGCGCGCAAGGTGTGGACACCGCCCGGGTGGAGTTGCGCCGTGTGCTGTTCCGCAACCCGGTGGCCGCCGGGCCGGAGTTCGACACCGAGCTGCGGGTGAACTTCACCGCGGACGGCGACGGCTACCGGGTGTCCGTCACGGGCACCCGGCGCCCGTCGGGCGAGACCGAGCCGGTGCTGGACTGCCGACTGCTGCTGGACGTGCCCTTCCCCGCGGAGTCCGTCGACCTGCCCGCCCTGCGCGGACGGACGCCGCACACCGCGGACATGGCGGACCTGTACGCGCTCGTGCGGCGGACCGGCATCGAGCACGGGGACTTCATGCGGGCCCGCGGCACCCTGCACGTCGGTGACGGGGAACTGCTGGCTGACCTGTCGCTCGGCCCGCAGGCCGCGGCGTACGCCGAGTACTTCCATCTGCACCCGGCCGCGCTGGACTCCTCGACGCTGCTGCCCACGCAGTTCGCCCAGTCCGGGGTCGGCGCGGCCGCGCGACCGTACATCCCGATGCTCATCGAGTCCTTCCGGGCCCGGCAGCCGATCGGGGCCCGCACCCTGGTGCACGCCACCCCGCCCCGGCCGACCGGCCCGGACGGCGACCTGACCACCTGTGACTTCCGGTTCCTCGACACGGACGGCGGCGTCCTGCTGTGGTTCCGGGGGCTCACCTCGAAGCGGGTACGGGACGAGGACGCCATCACCCGGCTGGAGGCGGCGCCGCGCCCGCGGCAGTCGGCCGAGACGGTGGTGCGTGCGCTGCTCACCGAGCGCCTCGAAACAGCGGACTTCGACGAGGAGGCCGGGTTCTACGAGCTGGGCCTCGACTCCACGGGACTGCTCGGCATCGCCGCCGACCTGGAACGGGCGTACGGCACCGACTTCTCGCCCACCCTGCTCTTCGAGCACAACACCTTCGCGTCCCTGGTCGAACACCTCGGGGAATACCGGCTGCCCGACGACGCGCAGACCGTGACCCCGGCCCCGTCCGCCGCGGCCGTGGCCCCCGCCCCGGCCCCGGCGGAAAGCGAGGCGCGGGAGGAACTGCCCACCGAGGTCGTCTGGTTCGAGCCCCACTGGCGGGCCGCACCGCTGCCGCCGGCACCCGCGCCGGCCTCCGTGCTGACCGTCGACGCGTCGACCCCGCGCGACTGGCCGGCCCTGCTCGCGGCGACGGACGCCGCGGACGTCCTCTGGACCCCGGCCGACCCGCAGGACCTGGAGAAGGAGGCGGTCGACCTGACCGCCTTCGCGGCAGCCCTGCTGCGCGCCCGCCGCAGCCCGGTCCGGATCGCCTGCCACCTTCCGGCCGGCGCGCCGGCCGCGGCGGTCGCGGGCCTGTTCCGCACCCTCCGCATGGAACAGCCCGGCGTCAGCGCCACCGTGGTGTGCTCGCCGCACGCCGCCGACGCCCTGGCGGAACTCGCGGCGGGCGCACCCGACGTGGACGTCCGGTACGAGGCGGGGGAGCGCCGGGTGCGCGACATCCGGCCGACGCCCGCCCCGGACACCCCGACGCGCCTGCGCGAGCGGGGCGTCTACCTGATCACGGGCGGGCTCGGCGGGGTGGGCCTCGCCCTGGCCCGGCACCTGGCGCGGACCGTAAGGGCCCGGCTGGTGCTCTGCGGGCGCACGGCCGCCCCGTCGTCGGTGACCGCCGAACTGACCGCCCTCGGGGCCGAGGTCACCGTCGTCGCGACGGACGTCACCCGCCCCGAGGACGTACGCCGCGCGGTCGACCACGCGCTGTCCACGTACGGCGCGCTGCACGGCGTGGTGCACGCCGCCGGTGTGCTGCGCGACGGGCTGATCGCGGGCAAGAGCGCCGAGGACGTCCGCGCGGTGCTGGCGCCCAAGGTCGCCGGGGCCCGCCACCTGTACGAGGCCACCCGGCACCTCGGGATGGACTTCCTCGTCCTCTGCTCGTCCACGGCCGCCGCCTGGGGCAACCGGGGCCAGGCCGACTACGCCTGCGCCAACGCCTTCCTCGACGGCTTCGCGGAGGGCAAGCCGGGTGTCGTGTCGGTCGGGTGGCCCGGGTGGGCGGACGGCGGCATGCCGCTCGACGACGCCGCCCTGCGCACGATGGGCCTGAAGGCCATGGACACCCCGACGGCGATGGACATCCTGCTGCGCGCCGCGGGCAGCGGCCGGCCGCACCTGGTCGCCCTCGTGGGCTCGGCGGACACGATCACGAGCCGGTTCGCCCCGGCGGCCGCCGAACCCGTCGCGGCCACCGAACCCGTCCCCGCTGCTGTTGTTCCCGCTCCGTCGCCGACCACCGCCGCCGCCCCGGCGGCCGATGCCTCCGGCGACGACGACGCGATCGCCATCGTGGGGCTCAGCGGGCGCTACCCCCAGGCCCGCAGCGTCGACGAGTTCTGGGCGAACCTGCGTGCCGGCCGCGACTGCATCACCGAGGTGCCCGCCGACCGCTGGGACCACGACGCGATCCACACCGACGCCAAGGGTGTCCCCGGCCGTTCCTACGGCCGGTGGGGCGGATTCGTCGACGGCGTCGACGAGTTCGACGCCGCGTTCTTCCACATCTCGCCCAACGAGGCCGCGGTGCTGGACCCCCAGGAGCGGCTGTTCCTCCAGGAGGCGTGGCACGCCTTCGAGGAGGCGGGGCACGCGCCCTCCGCCTGGCGCGGGCGCGCCGTCGGGGTGTTCGCGGGCGTGATGTACAACCAGTACCAGCTGTACGGCGTCCGCGAGGAACCCGGCTTCGTCCCCTCCTCGTTCGCCGCGTCCATAGCCAACCGTGTCTCCTTCTTCCTCGACCTGAAGGGACCGAGCATCGCGCTGGACACCATGTGCTCGTCGTCGCTGACGGCGCTGCACCTCGCCGTCGAGGCGATCCGGCGCGGGGAGTGCGAGGCGGCGCTGGCGGGAGGCGTCAACCTGCACGTCCACCCCAACAAGTACCTGCTGCTCAGCCAGTCGTCCTTCCTCTCCACCGACGGCCGCTGCCGGGCCTTCGGCGAGGGCGGGGACGGCTACGTGCCCGGGGAGGGCGTCGGCGTGGTGCTGCTGCGACCGCTGCGCGACGCGCTGCGCGACGGCGACCACGTGCACGCCGTCATCCGCGGCACGGTGCTCAACCACGGCGGCCACACCGGTGGCTTCTCCGTGCCCAACCCGGCCTCGCAGGCCGCGCTCGTGGAGAACTCGCTGGCGGGGGCGGGCGTCGACCCGGCCGACCTCGGCTACCTCGAGGCGCACGGCACCGGCACCAGCCTGGGCGACCCGATCGAGATCGCGGCCCTGGAGCGGGCCTTCGACGGTGCCGGGGCCGGCCGCGGGCCGTGGCCCATCGGCTCCGTCAAGTCGAACATCGGTCACCTGGAGTCGGCGGCGGGCATCGCCGCCCTCACCAAGGTCGTGCTGCAGATGCGCCACCGGGAACTGGTGCCGTCCCTGCACGCCGAGACCCTCAACCCCGGTGTCGACTGGGCCGCCTCGCGGTTCCGCGTGCAGCGCGCCACCGAACCCTGGACGGCGCCCGACGGCGCGCCGCGCACCGCGGCGATCAGCTCCTTCGGTGCCGGCGGCGCCAACGCGCACGTGGTGCTGACCGAGCACCCCGCCTCCGACGCCGTCCCGGAGGCGGCACGGCCCCGGCTGTTCGTGCTCTCGGCCAAGGACGCCACCCGGCTGGACGAGACGGTCACGGCCCTGCTCGCCCACCTGGAGCGGGCCGCCGGCGCGGATGCCCCCGCCGGTGTTCCCGCCGCCCTGGAGGAGATCCTCACCGAGGTCGTGGGCTTCCCGGCCGACCCCCGCGAACCGCTGGCCGAACTCGGCCTGGACTACCCGCGGCTGGCCGAGCTCGCCCACCGTGTCGAGGAGGTCTTCGGCGTCCGGCTGCCCGTCGACGGGGGCACCACCCCGGCCGGACTGGCGGCCGGGCTCGCCGCGGCGGCCCCGCCCGTGGACCCGGCGGCCCTCGCCTTCACGCTCTGGGCCGGACGCGACCACCTCGACGAGCGGCTCGCCGTCGTCGCCACCACCACCGCCGAGTTCGCCGAGGCCCTGCGCACCGGGACGGGCTGCCACCGCGGCCGGCGGCGGCGCTCCGCCGCCCCGGTCACCGGGGACGACCTGGAGACCCTGGCACGGGCCTGGGTCGAGGGAGCGGACATCACCGTCCCCTCTCCCGGCCGCCCGCGCCGGCTCTCGCTGCCCGGCTACCCGTTCGCCCGCGAACGGCACTGGATCGAGACCGCCCCGGCGCCCCGGACCAGCCTGCCCGCGCCGGTCGAGCGGACCGCGCCGGTCGAGCCCGCAGCGCCCGCCGCACTGGCCGACCTGGTCGAGCTGCCCGACCGGCACGTCTTCAGCACCCGGATCTCCACGGCCGACCGGCCCTGGCTGGCCGACCACACCGTGGACGGCACCGTGCTCGTCCCCGGGACGTACTTCGTCGACCTGGCCCTGCACGCCGGAGCACGACTCGGCTGCCCCCGGATCGCCGAGCTCGTGACCCACACAACGCTGCCGTCGGGCGACGCGGACGTACGCCTCGTCGTCGGCCCGCCCTCGGCGGACGGGCGGCGGGACTTCGAGCTGCACGCCCGCCCCGCGGACGCCGACTGGGCCGCCCATGTGACGGGCACCCTCGCCCCCGCCCCCGACGAGGCCCCGAGCACCCCGCCCCTCCCGGAGGACGCCGAGGAGGTGGACGTCACCCGGCTCTACGACACCCTGTCCGGATACGGGCCCGCCTTCCAGGGCCTGCGCCGCGCCTGGCGCACCGCCGACGCGGTCTACGCCGACGTGGTCGTACCCGACGGGGACGCCGGGCCGCACGGTCTGCACCCGGTGCTGCTCGACGCCGCCCTGCACACCGTGGCACTCGCCTCGAAGCTCGACGGCGACCGCCCCTACCTGCCCTTCGCCTGGTCCGGGGTGCGCCTCCACACCGTCGGCGCGACCGCCGCCCGGGTACGGGTCGTCCACCTCCGCGACGACGTGGTCGAGGTCCGGCTCACGGACCGCGCCGGCGCTCCCGTGGCGTCCGTCGACTCGGTCGTCCTGCGCCGGGCCGGCACCCCCGCCGACCCGCTCCACCACATCGAGTGGGTGCCCGTCGACACCCCGGAGGCGGACCCGCACGCCCGCTACGCGGTGCTCGGCCCGGACCCGGACGGGATCGGCGCCGCGCTGGGCGCGTCCGGGGCCGAGGTGCTCCGGGCGCCGGAGCCGTCCGCGCTGCCGGACGTGCCGCCGGTCGTCGTCCTGCCCGTCGTCTCCGCCGGACCGACGGCCGCCGCCGCCCGCGCGCTCACCACCCGGGTGCTCGGCCTGCTCCAGGAGTGGCTGGCCGACGAGCGGTACGCGGCCGCCCGGCTGGTCCTGCTCACCACCGCCCCCGACCCGGCCACCGCCGCGGCGTGGGGCCTGGTGCGCTCCGCCCAGTCCGAACACCCCGGACGCTTCACCCTCGTCGAGGCGGACGGCCTTTCCGCGCTGCCCCGCGCGCTGGGCTCCGACGAACCCGGGCTGGCGCTGCGCGACGGGCGGGTGCTCGGCGCCCGCCTGGTCCGCACCCCGGCCACCGCGTCCCCGGGGTCCCCGGGCGAGCCGCGCCGGCCCGGCACGGTCCTCGTCACCGGCGCGAGCGGTGCCCTCGCCGGGCCCGTGGTCCGTCACCTCGTGGAACGGCACGGCGTACGCGACGTGCTGCTGGTCAGCCGCAGCGGCCGGCGCCCGGCGGACCTGGCCGGGCTGGACGCCCGCATCGAGACCGCCGCGTGCGACGTGGCCGACCGGACGGCCCTCGCCGCCCTGCTGGCCGACCGGACGGTGACGATGGCGGTGCACGCCGCGGGCGTCCTCGACGACGGGGTCGTCACCGCCCTCGACGCCGAGCGCCTCGAACGCGTGCTGCGCCCCAAGATCGACGGCGCGACACACCTCCACGAACTGCTGCCGGACGCCGAACTGGTGCTGTTCTCCTCGGTGGCGGGCGTTCTGGGCGGCCCCGGCCAGGGCAACTACGCCGCGGCCAACGCCTTCCTCGACGCCCTCGCCCGGCACCGCGCCGGGACCGGCCGGCGGGCCGTCTCGGTGGCCTGGGGACCGTGGGCGACCGAGGACGGCATGGTCGCCGACCGCGACCGGCTGGCCCGCGGCGGCGTGGAGCCGCTGCCGACCGACGCCGCCCTGCGGCTGCTCGACGCAGCCCTCGCCGGAGGACACCCGGAGGTCACCGCCGTGCGCCTCGGCTCCGGCCGGGCCGCCGTCGTGCCGCACCTCCTGCGCGGCCTCGTCGCGCCGGAGCCGGCCGACGCGCCCGCCGTCGACCCGGGCCTCACGGGCCTTCGCCCCGACGAGCGGCGGGCCAGGCTGTCCACGCTGGTCCGGGGTCAGGCCGCGGCCGTGCTCGGCTACTCGGGCGCCGCCGCGATCGAATCCGACCGGTCGTTCCAGGAGCTCGGGTTCGACTCGCTGAGCTCCATCGAGTTCCGCAACCGGCTCGGCGCGGCCCTGGGGCTGTCCCTGGAGGCCACGCTCGTGTTCGACCACCCCACCCCGGCCGACCTGGTCGACCACCTCGACGAGCGGTTCGCCGGCGCGTCGGGCGAGGACGGCCTGCCGACCCTGTCCGAGGCCTTCGACCGCCTCGCCACCGCGCTCACCGCGGCGGAGGAGGACATGGACGACACGGCCCGGGACCGCGCCGTGGAACGGGTCCGCGGCCTGCTCGAACGCCTGGCGCCCCGCACCGCGCCGGGCCCCCTCACCACCTACGAGACCGCGACCGACGACGAGGTCTTCGCTTTGATCGACGCTGAGCTCGGCACCCCGCTGCCGGGACTGGAGGACCGCAACCGATGA